Proteins encoded in a region of the Streptomyces sp. NBC_01471 genome:
- the lepB gene encoding signal peptidase I translates to MGDVTVGTESGQESDASDARDPGHGRTTRSTQRSLWKELPLLVVIALVLALLIKTFLLQAFSIPSDSMQNTLQTGDRVLVDKLTPWFGAEPHRGEVVVFHDPDGWLGDEPVSKPNPVQKGLSFIGLMPSANERDLIKRVIGVGGDTVECKGTGPVKVNGKALKEPYVFAGNTPCSTDPQSQFKIKVPKNHLWVMGDHRQYSEDSRYHQDKKGGGSVPVKDVVGRAEVIAWPLNRLNNLPVPATFGQPGLSAAAASAPAAAGLMGAVPLVLWRRRRRAPEQTRRADAPGAS, encoded by the coding sequence GTGGGCGATGTGACGGTCGGCACGGAGTCAGGCCAGGAGAGCGACGCGTCGGACGCGCGGGACCCGGGGCACGGCAGGACCACCAGGAGCACGCAGCGTTCCTTGTGGAAGGAGCTGCCGCTGCTCGTCGTCATCGCGCTGGTGCTCGCGCTGCTGATCAAGACGTTCCTGCTGCAGGCGTTCTCCATCCCGTCGGACTCCATGCAGAACACGCTGCAGACCGGCGACCGTGTGCTGGTCGACAAGCTGACCCCGTGGTTCGGCGCGGAGCCGCACCGCGGCGAGGTCGTCGTCTTCCACGACCCGGACGGCTGGCTGGGGGACGAGCCGGTCAGCAAGCCCAACCCCGTCCAGAAGGGGCTGAGCTTCATCGGGCTGATGCCGTCCGCCAATGAGAGGGATCTGATCAAGCGGGTCATCGGGGTCGGCGGCGACACCGTGGAGTGCAAGGGCACGGGACCGGTGAAGGTGAACGGCAAGGCCCTCAAGGAGCCGTACGTCTTCGCCGGCAACACCCCGTGCAGCACGGACCCGCAGAGCCAGTTCAAGATCAAGGTGCCCAAGAACCACCTCTGGGTCATGGGCGACCACCGGCAGTACTCGGAGGACTCCCGCTACCACCAGGACAAGAAGGGCGGCGGCTCCGTCCCGGTGAAGGACGTCGTGGGGCGTGCCGAGGTCATCGCCTGGCCGCTCAACCGGCTGAACAACCTGCCGGTCCCCGCCACCTTCGGCCAGCCCGGTCTCAGCGCCGCCGCGGCGTCGGCCCCCGCCGCGGCCGGTCTGATGGGTGCCGTGCCCCTGGTGCTGTGGCGCAGGCGCAGGCGCGCTCCGGAGCAGACCCGGCGGGCGGACGCTCCGGGCGCCTCGTAG
- a CDS encoding endonuclease/exonuclease/phosphatase family protein produces the protein MRALPSFARTKPAAVTAVVSAALAAGLLAVTPASAGAAGVRIHDVQGSTRLSPLAGKAVAGVPGIVTGVRTSGSKGFWFQDPHPDADPATSEGVFVFTGSAPTVAVGDAVTVSGTVDEYIPGGAASGNQSVTEIGKPSVTVVSSGNPLPAATVINSRDVPGTFAPAGDKAAGGSINGLTLRPTKYALDRYESLEGMNVRIGTSRVTGATDSYGELWVTVKPDERPTPRGGTLYNGYSSQNTGRLMVQSLAPATAGSFPVANVGDSLTGTTEGPLDYNQFAGTYTVAARQLGTVKAGRTKPEVTRKQRKDELAVATYNVENLDPTDPQSKFDKLAAGIVDHLSSPDIVAVEEIQDNDGAKNDGVVASDVTVGKFIDAIVAAGGPHYAWRSIDPVDQADGGEPGGNIRQGYLYNPDRVGFTSRPGGTATNATGVTSQGGRAALTYSPGRVDPANPAWKDSRKPLAGEFTFQGRKVFLVANHFASKGGDQAIDSQYQPPARSSETARHEQAKAVNAFVKKIRSVQPDAEVVVLGDLNDFEFSDTAKILTGGKALSATAYSLPANERYSYVFEGNSQILDQILVSPSVRDYQLDIVHINAEFADQNSDHDPSVLRFRP, from the coding sequence ATGCGCGCTCTCCCTTCTTTCGCCCGTACCAAACCGGCCGCCGTCACCGCCGTCGTCTCGGCCGCGCTGGCGGCCGGGCTGCTCGCCGTCACTCCCGCCTCGGCCGGTGCAGCCGGGGTCAGGATCCACGACGTCCAGGGCAGTACCCGCCTCTCCCCGCTGGCCGGGAAGGCGGTGGCCGGTGTGCCCGGCATCGTGACAGGTGTACGGACGTCGGGTTCCAAGGGCTTCTGGTTCCAGGACCCGCACCCGGACGCCGACCCGGCGACCAGTGAGGGCGTCTTCGTCTTCACCGGCTCCGCACCGACCGTGGCCGTGGGTGACGCGGTCACCGTCTCCGGCACGGTCGACGAATACATACCGGGCGGCGCCGCCTCCGGGAACCAGTCGGTCACCGAGATCGGCAAGCCGTCCGTGACCGTCGTCTCGTCGGGCAACCCGCTGCCTGCCGCGACCGTCATCAACTCCCGTGACGTGCCCGGCACGTTCGCCCCGGCGGGTGACAAGGCGGCGGGCGGCAGCATCAACGGCCTCACCCTGCGGCCGACGAAGTACGCCCTCGACCGCTACGAGTCCCTGGAGGGCATGAACGTCCGGATCGGCACCTCACGCGTCACCGGCGCGACCGACTCCTACGGGGAGCTGTGGGTCACCGTGAAGCCGGACGAGCGCCCCACGCCTCGCGGCGGCACCCTCTACAACGGGTACTCCTCGCAGAACACCGGCCGGCTGATGGTCCAGTCCCTCGCTCCCGCCACCGCCGGGTCCTTCCCGGTGGCGAATGTCGGTGACTCGCTGACCGGTACGACCGAGGGTCCGCTGGACTACAACCAGTTCGCCGGTACGTACACGGTGGCCGCCCGGCAGCTGGGCACCGTCAAGGCGGGCCGGACCAAGCCGGAGGTCACCCGCAAGCAGCGGAAGGACGAGCTGGCCGTCGCCACGTACAACGTGGAGAACCTGGATCCGACCGACCCGCAGAGCAAGTTCGACAAGCTGGCGGCCGGGATCGTGGACCACCTCTCGTCCCCCGACATCGTGGCCGTCGAGGAGATCCAGGACAACGACGGCGCGAAGAACGACGGCGTCGTGGCGTCCGATGTGACCGTCGGCAAGTTCATCGACGCGATCGTGGCGGCGGGCGGCCCGCACTACGCGTGGCGCTCCATCGACCCGGTCGACCAGGCGGACGGCGGAGAACCCGGCGGCAACATCCGCCAGGGCTACCTCTACAACCCGGACCGCGTCGGCTTCACCAGCCGCCCGGGCGGCACCGCCACCAACGCCACCGGCGTCACCTCCCAGGGCGGCAGGGCCGCGCTGACCTACTCGCCGGGCCGCGTCGACCCCGCCAACCCCGCCTGGAAGGACAGCCGCAAGCCGCTCGCCGGGGAGTTCACCTTCCAGGGCAGGAAGGTCTTCCTGGTCGCCAACCACTTCGCGTCGAAGGGCGGCGACCAGGCGATCGACTCGCAGTACCAGCCCCCGGCGCGCAGCTCGGAGACGGCCCGCCACGAGCAGGCCAAGGCCGTGAACGCGTTCGTGAAGAAGATCCGGTCGGTGCAGCCCGACGCCGAGGTCGTCGTGCTCGGCGACCTCAACGACTTCGAGTTCTCCGACACCGCGAAGATCCTCACCGGCGGGAAGGCGCTGTCGGCGACGGCGTACTCCCTGCCGGCGAACGAGCGGTACTCCTACGTCTTCGAGGGAAACTCGCAGATCCTGGACCAGATCCTGGTGAGCCCGTCGGTCCGCGACTACCAGCTGGACATCGTCCACATCAACGCCGAGTTCGCCGACCAGAACAGCGACCACGACCCGAGCGTGCTGCGCTTCCGTCCGTAG
- a CDS encoding SDR family oxidoreductase has protein sequence MKFSATNRRVLITGASRGLGRAIAHAFAANGDRVAVHYGTRQDDARHTLAALPGSGHVLVGGDLSDPAVAAEVAGLAADGLGGIDVLVNNAAVNDRHPLPGTPYEEWVAVWQQHVSVNLLATAHLSHLAGHRMIDAGNGGRIVNIGSRGAFRGEPDHPAYGATKAAVHALGQSLAVSLAPYGIGVASVAPGFFETERVADRLSGAEGEAIRAQSPFGRVASPEEIAAAVLWLASPAAEWSSGTVLDLNGASYLRT, from the coding sequence ATGAAATTCTCGGCAACCAACCGTCGTGTGCTCATCACTGGTGCCTCCCGAGGCCTGGGCCGTGCCATCGCCCACGCCTTCGCCGCCAACGGGGACCGGGTTGCTGTGCACTACGGGACCAGGCAGGACGACGCCCGGCACACGCTCGCGGCGCTCCCGGGGTCCGGCCACGTGCTGGTGGGCGGCGACCTGTCGGACCCGGCGGTGGCCGCCGAAGTCGCCGGGCTCGCGGCCGACGGGCTGGGCGGCATCGACGTCCTGGTGAACAACGCCGCCGTGAACGACCGTCACCCGCTGCCCGGGACTCCGTACGAGGAGTGGGTGGCCGTCTGGCAGCAGCATGTCAGCGTCAATCTGCTCGCCACCGCGCATCTCAGCCATCTCGCCGGGCACCGCATGATCGACGCGGGGAACGGCGGCCGGATCGTGAACATCGGCTCGCGCGGGGCGTTCCGCGGGGAGCCCGATCACCCGGCGTACGGCGCGACCAAGGCGGCCGTGCACGCGCTCGGCCAGTCGCTGGCCGTCTCCCTCGCACCGTACGGAATCGGGGTCGCGTCGGTCGCCCCCGGCTTCTTCGAAACAGAGCGGGTGGCGGACCGGCTGAGCGGCGCCGAGGGTGAGGCGATCCGGGCGCAGTCCCCGTTCGGCCGGGTGGCCTCGCCCGAGGAGATCGCGGCCGCGGTGCTGTGGCTGGCCTCACCGGCCGCAGAGTGGTCGTCGGGCACCGTGCTGGACCTCAACGGGGCTTCCTACCTGCGGACTTGA
- a CDS encoding CarD family transcriptional regulator, whose amino-acid sequence MTKSAGSRRHLPSSPFNRPAQAAAPIEIFDVGDRVSHDQFGLGRVIGIEGDNDAVLIDFSGRQGRILSPYAKLTKL is encoded by the coding sequence ATGACTAAGTCAGCCGGATCCCGGCGCCACCTGCCCTCCAGTCCCTTCAACCGCCCGGCCCAGGCCGCCGCACCCATCGAGATCTTCGATGTGGGCGACCGTGTTTCGCATGATCAGTTCGGGCTCGGAAGAGTCATCGGAATCGAGGGCGACAACGACGCTGTGCTCATCGACTTCTCAGGGCGTCAGGGGAGGATCCTCAGCCCTTACGCCAAGCTGACCAAGCTCTGA
- a CDS encoding TetR/AcrR family transcriptional regulator has translation MPKPMRADARRNYERLLKEAALAFAERGVDASLDDIAKRAGVGSGTLYRHFPTRQDLLEGVYVDSIDELADQAVEFGASARAPGEALADWLQKLAEQMIHLRGLKTLLGAAMADGSTPVISDCSGRLMDAAADLLTAAQKAGAARADLETAEVLRLTHAVATAAELGAGGTPDVRRYLSLMIEGIGGGDRRTMSL, from the coding sequence ATGCCGAAGCCGATGCGGGCCGATGCGCGCCGCAACTACGAACGCCTCCTGAAGGAGGCGGCTCTGGCATTCGCCGAGCGCGGGGTGGACGCATCGCTGGACGACATCGCGAAGCGCGCGGGTGTCGGCTCGGGCACGCTCTACCGGCACTTCCCCACGCGACAGGACCTCCTCGAAGGGGTCTACGTCGACAGCATCGACGAACTCGCCGACCAGGCGGTCGAGTTCGGCGCGTCGGCCCGGGCGCCGGGCGAGGCGCTGGCCGACTGGCTGCAGAAGCTGGCGGAGCAGATGATCCACCTGCGTGGCCTCAAGACGCTGCTCGGTGCGGCGATGGCCGACGGCAGCACCCCGGTGATCTCGGACTGCAGCGGCCGGCTCATGGACGCGGCGGCCGACCTGCTCACGGCCGCGCAGAAGGCGGGTGCGGCGCGCGCCGACCTGGAGACCGCGGAGGTGCTGCGGCTGACCCACGCGGTGGCCACGGCGGCCGAGCTGGGTGCGGGCGGGACGCCCGATGTGCGCCGCTATCTGTCGCTGATGATCGAGGGGATCGGCGGCGGGGACCGGCGGACGATGTCCCTGTGA
- a CDS encoding DUF6011 domain-containing protein, with product MGSEPEELPGVTAGAGEGSGTVDGAGSEDAGRVVLCRMCGRPLTGLASRRTGLGPACDAKLHPAGPDIRTRRHGVDQEPIPGLDFPGLD from the coding sequence ATGGGCTCGGAACCCGAGGAACTGCCCGGGGTCACGGCCGGGGCGGGGGAGGGGTCGGGGACGGTGGACGGGGCCGGATCGGAGGATGCGGGCCGGGTGGTGCTGTGCCGGATGTGCGGCAGGCCGCTGACGGGCCTGGCCTCACGGCGCACCGGTCTGGGCCCGGCCTGCGACGCGAAACTGCATCCGGCGGGTCCGGATATCCGGACCCGCAGGCACGGGGTCGATCAGGAGCCGATTCCCGGCCTGGACTTTCCCGGCCTGGACTGA
- a CDS encoding helix-turn-helix domain-containing protein, protein MPRRSYDQYCAAARALDAVGDRWTLLIVRELLAGPRRYTDLHADLPGVSTDVLASRLKDMEREGLATRRRLPPPAPASVYELTPRGATLLPVLTALADWGTPALAERRPTDALRAHWFAIPLARHLADLGAGVVEVRMDEGVFHVRTDGGEPLYGDGPAERPDIRLTLDADTCIAVVDGSLALGHAVRDGRAKLETLPRDAPHETPAGVRAQRPE, encoded by the coding sequence ATGCCACGCCGAAGTTACGACCAGTACTGCGCCGCCGCCCGCGCGCTCGACGCCGTCGGAGACCGCTGGACCCTGCTGATCGTCCGCGAACTCCTGGCGGGCCCCCGCCGCTACACCGACCTCCACGCCGACCTGCCGGGCGTCAGCACCGATGTGCTCGCCTCACGGCTCAAGGACATGGAGCGTGAGGGGCTGGCGACCCGGCGCAGGCTACCGCCGCCCGCACCCGCGTCCGTGTACGAACTCACCCCGCGGGGGGCAACGCTCCTGCCCGTCCTCACCGCGCTGGCCGACTGGGGCACTCCCGCACTGGCCGAGCGGCGGCCGACGGACGCCCTGCGCGCGCACTGGTTCGCGATTCCGCTGGCCCGGCACCTGGCGGACCTCGGCGCCGGGGTGGTCGAGGTCCGGATGGACGAGGGCGTCTTCCACGTCCGCACCGACGGCGGTGAGCCGCTCTACGGCGACGGCCCCGCCGAGCGCCCCGACATCCGGCTCACCCTCGACGCGGACACGTGTATCGCCGTCGTCGACGGCAGCCTCGCACTCGGCCACGCGGTCCGGGACGGCCGCGCGAAGCTCGAAACCCTGCCGCGCGACGCGCCGCACGAGACCCCGGCCGGCGTGCGCGCACAGCGTCCGGAGTGA
- a CDS encoding pyridoxal phosphate-dependent aminotransferase, translating into MEFRQSNKLSEVCYEIRGPVIDHANALEEAGHSVLRMNTGNPALFGFEAPEEIVQDMIRMLPQAHGYTDSRGILSARRAVAQRYQALGLPDVTVDDVFLGNGVSELISMAVQALLEDGDEVLVPAPDFPLWTAVTTLAGGRAVHYLCDESADWYPDLDDMASKITDRTKAVVIINPNNPTGAVYPREIVEGILDLARRHGLMVFADEIYDQIVYDDAVHHSAAALAPDLVVLTFSGLSKSYRVAGFRSGWLVVTGPKQHAKSYLEGLMMLASMRLCANAPAQYAIQAALGGRQSIKDLTAPGGRLHEQRNRAWEKLNEIPGVSCVKPKGALYAFPRLDPKVHRIHDDEKFVLDLLLREKIQVVQGTGFNWPRPDHFRILTLPQADDLDAAISRIGRFLAGYRQ; encoded by the coding sequence ATGGAGTTCCGCCAGTCGAACAAATTGAGTGAGGTCTGCTACGAGATCCGGGGCCCGGTGATCGACCATGCCAACGCACTGGAGGAGGCCGGGCACAGCGTGCTGCGCATGAACACCGGCAACCCGGCGCTCTTCGGTTTCGAGGCGCCGGAGGAGATCGTCCAGGACATGATCAGGATGCTGCCCCAGGCGCACGGCTACACGGACTCGCGGGGCATCCTCTCGGCGCGGCGCGCCGTCGCCCAGCGCTATCAGGCGCTCGGGCTGCCCGACGTCACCGTCGATGACGTCTTCCTCGGCAACGGCGTCTCCGAACTCATCTCGATGGCGGTCCAGGCGCTCCTTGAGGACGGGGACGAGGTCCTCGTCCCGGCGCCCGACTTCCCGCTCTGGACGGCCGTCACCACGCTGGCCGGCGGGCGGGCTGTGCACTATCTGTGCGACGAGTCGGCGGACTGGTACCCGGACCTCGACGACATGGCGTCGAAGATCACCGACCGCACCAAGGCCGTGGTGATCATCAACCCCAACAACCCCACCGGAGCGGTGTATCCGCGCGAGATCGTCGAGGGCATCCTCGATCTCGCCCGCCGCCACGGCCTGATGGTCTTCGCCGACGAGATCTACGACCAGATCGTCTACGACGACGCCGTCCACCACTCGGCGGCCGCCCTCGCGCCCGACCTGGTCGTCCTCACCTTCAGCGGTCTGTCCAAGTCGTACCGGGTGGCCGGCTTCCGGTCCGGCTGGCTGGTCGTCACCGGGCCCAAGCAGCACGCGAAGAGCTATCTGGAGGGGCTGATGATGCTCGCCTCCATGCGGCTGTGTGCCAACGCCCCCGCCCAGTACGCCATCCAGGCCGCGCTGGGCGGCCGCCAGTCCATCAAGGATCTGACGGCGCCCGGCGGCCGCCTGCACGAGCAGCGCAACAGGGCGTGGGAGAAGCTCAACGAGATCCCGGGCGTCTCCTGTGTGAAGCCGAAGGGCGCGCTCTACGCGTTCCCCCGGCTCGACCCGAAGGTCCACCGGATCCATGACGACGAGAAGTTCGTCCTGGACCTGTTGCTCCGCGAGAAGATCCAGGTGGTGCAGGGCACCGGCTTCAACTGGCCGCGCCCCGACCACTTCCGGATCCTGACGCTGCCGCAGGCCGACGACCTGGACGCGGCGATCAGCCGTATCGGGCGCTTCCTGGCCGGATACCGCCAGTGA
- a CDS encoding TerD family protein yields the protein MTAMTPGSNIPLPISRVAVDVAAPVRLDVSGLLLTVDGKVRSDDDFIFYNQPSGPGVSHRSGGGSAPDAIVVDTAAVPAGIDRIVITASPDAAGQTFQGIEPTATVRSTEDGSVLASFTPPRLGAETALVIVEIYLRNGAWKVRAVGQGYANGLAGIATDFGVSVEEPAAPVAAPAPVPATAPLAAPPVPATPPADPRVAVAAPAAPPAAPSAPPAGTGRINLDKGRVSLQKNQTVSLVKGGKPLLSRVKMGLGWEPAFRGKDIDLDASVMAFGPQRNHIDSCYFGKLAILDGAVKHSGDNLTGEGAGDDEVIVVDLGRIPAEVSALVFTVNSFTGQKFTEVGKAYCRLIDAASGEELVRFDLTGTEPRTGVLMAKLIKQFSGEWEMTAVGDFVKSRTVRGMVKPAGQAL from the coding sequence TCCCGCTTCCGATCTCCCGCGTCGCGGTGGACGTGGCAGCTCCGGTGCGGCTCGACGTGTCGGGCCTGCTGCTCACCGTCGACGGCAAGGTGCGCTCGGACGACGACTTCATCTTCTACAACCAGCCGTCGGGGCCCGGCGTCAGCCACCGCTCCGGCGGCGGCTCGGCGCCGGACGCGATCGTGGTGGACACGGCCGCCGTCCCCGCGGGCATCGACAGGATCGTGATCACCGCGAGCCCGGACGCGGCGGGCCAGACGTTCCAGGGCATCGAGCCGACGGCCACCGTCCGCTCCACCGAGGACGGCAGCGTCCTGGCCTCCTTCACCCCGCCCCGGCTGGGCGCCGAGACAGCGCTGGTCATCGTGGAGATCTACCTGCGCAACGGCGCGTGGAAGGTACGCGCCGTGGGCCAGGGGTACGCGAACGGCCTGGCCGGGATCGCGACGGACTTCGGGGTGTCGGTCGAGGAGCCTGCCGCCCCCGTGGCCGCACCGGCCCCCGTCCCCGCAACAGCCCCATTGGCGGCTCCACCGGTGCCGGCCACGCCGCCGGCCGACCCCCGGGTGGCCGTCGCGGCCCCGGCGGCCCCGCCCGCCGCGCCGTCGGCCCCGCCCGCCGGCACCGGGCGGATCAACCTGGACAAGGGCCGGGTCAGCCTCCAGAAGAACCAGACGGTCTCGCTGGTCAAGGGCGGAAAGCCGCTGCTGTCCCGGGTGAAGATGGGCCTCGGGTGGGAGCCCGCCTTCCGTGGCAAGGACATCGACCTCGATGCCTCGGTCATGGCCTTCGGCCCGCAGCGCAACCACATCGACAGCTGCTACTTCGGCAAGCTCGCGATCCTCGACGGCGCGGTCAAGCACTCCGGCGACAACCTCACCGGCGAGGGCGCGGGTGACGACGAGGTGATCGTGGTCGACCTCGGCAGAATCCCCGCCGAGGTGTCCGCCCTCGTGTTCACGGTCAACTCCTTCACCGGCCAGAAGTTCACCGAGGTGGGCAAGGCGTACTGCCGGCTGATCGACGCGGCGAGCGGGGAGGAGCTGGTCCGGTTCGACCTGACCGGCACCGAGCCGCGGACCGGGGTGCTGATGGCCAAGCTGATCAAGCAGTTCTCGGGCGAGTGGGAGATGACGGCGGTGGGCGACTTCGTCAAGTCCCGCACCGTCCGGGGCATGGTCAAACCCGCGGGGCAGGCACTGTAA